The genomic stretch CAACCGGTCCATATAACTGTCCACAAGCTCCTTGTTTCCGGGGTCACCGGCCAGTTCGGACAACTGTATGTTGATATTGGTGGTATAGTATGTTTCAATCTTTTTGAGGTCTGGAGATAAATCTCCCAATGAAATACCCTGGGACCCTCTACTTGGGTTCTCCCTGTCCACCACGGTTATTTTTTCATCGGGATCAACCGTACCTCCATTACTGTTGAAATAATAAATGAACAATCCTACTGCTACCACGACCGAAGCCGCTATCTGCATCCAAAGGGAAATGACCTTCTTTTTGGGAGGGTCGTTGGGCAACTCCTCTTCCAGCTTCGCGAAAAAGCGGTCTTCATGCCCCTCTTTCATCTTGAAGCGTTTTTCCTCTCTTTCCTTTTCAAACAATTCCCTAAGATCACGTGCCATAAGCCAAATCTTTTAGTTTTTCTTTTAATTGTGCCTTTCCTCGAAGCAATCGGGTCCGAGAAGCCGTTTCGGTTATTCCCAGTATTTCAGAAATTTCCGAATGGTCGTACCCCTCCACCAAGAACAATTGCACTACATATCTATATTTTTGGGGCAGTTCCTCGATGGCCTCTTTCACTTGTTCCATGGAGATTCCTTCCTCAACCGACCAATCATCGTCTTCCGCCACCTGCAAGTAACTTTCATTCAGTTCCACTGTTCGTTGGTGCTTCGACTTTAAAAAATCGATACTACCGTTCACAACAATCCTTTTCAACCAGGCCCCGAACGTCACATCTCCCTTAAACTGCCCTATCCGCTGAAACGCTTTTATAAAGGAATCTTGGAGTACATCCTCGGCATCATCAGAATTTTTCAAAAACCTCATGGCCACACAAAACATACCATCGCAATACTGACGGTACAGTTGCATTTGAGCCTGGCGGTCGTTCGCCTTGCACTTTTCTACAAGCTCTATATGGAGCACACTCGGTTCTATGTCTGGTTTTTTAGTTGTTCTGTATTAAGGACGATGCAAAAAAAGCAACGTTGCAAATTAGTGCGTTTTTGGCGCATTTTTAACAAAAAAAGCCCCGTTGAAAAATCAACAGAGCTCATTTTTAAGAAGTTAAATCGATTATTCGTCCAATAATAGATTTAGGTGCACCGTAATATTATCACGGGTCGCCTTGCTATATGGGC from Flagellimonas oceani encodes the following:
- a CDS encoding RNA polymerase sigma factor, whose protein sequence is MLHIELVEKCKANDRQAQMQLYRQYCDGMFCVAMRFLKNSDDAEDVLQDSFIKAFQRIGQFKGDVTFGAWLKRIVVNGSIDFLKSKHQRTVELNESYLQVAEDDDWSVEEGISMEQVKEAIEELPQKYRYVVQLFLVEGYDHSEISEILGITETASRTRLLRGKAQLKEKLKDLAYGT